The Christiangramia flava JLT2011 region ATATTCTTTAATGATTAAAAGTTTCATTTCACTTTTTCATATAAAATTAACTTTTAATCCTGAGGCCCGTTAGATACTAAGTTTGTCTAAAATTACGTTAATACAGATTTACTATATTTGCTGAACTCCAAGCCGGAAATCATGATACAAACCAGGGTAGTTTTTGTGATCTTGTTAGCACTCTTCTTCTGCCCGAAGAATTCGTTTTCCCAGATAGGTGTGGGCCAGGAAGTTGGAATTCTGGCGGGGCCTGCCGGCTTTTTTACTGATTATGGTGAGCGCTGGAACGTCAAGAATAACCTGGAAAATGGCGGTTTTGGAGTAGGTCTCGTATATTATATCAATTTCGCTTACCGCCCAAAATGCAGCTGCAAGGCTGATGAAAGCTGGTTTAGTCGCTACTTCAAGGTTCGCAGTGAAATTGATTATTTCCAATCCCGTCTCGAACATTTTGGTCCCGTTGCCGAAGCCGACAGTGAAGGCGGAAGGCAATTGCGTGCCATGCACGGGAAAACCCAGATTATACAATTTGGCGGTTCCCTGGAATACCATCCGCTCGGCATCAGGGAATTTCGGGATTTCGCAACACTTTTCGCTCCATATATAGGAGTTGGTGTGCACGCCGTGCACTTCAATCCTTCGGCTTATTCAGATCTTGGAGATTTTGACAGTCCGAAAGTGTTATTTTCCACCTTTGAAGGCGGTCTTAACCTGGAACGCGGGACCACTTTTGCCATTATCGGGAATGCCGGTGTTCGCTATCGAATTGGTCGAAACAGCGACCTGATGATCGAAGGTAAACTGCAGTATTATAACAGTGATTATATCGACGGGCTGGATGTGCAGGGGCCACAGAACAAATTCAACGATTTTGTAATGTGGGTGAACATGGGCTATATCTTCTACCTGAACTTTTAAAAAATTAATTCTTCGGAAGTCAGAATCCTGGCGCCCCTCCGAAGCATATCTGTTTTTGCCTTCTGGTAATTCTCAGCGTCTATCGCCCGAGTCGCATCTTCTAATAAACAAACTTCAAAACCTTCTGCCAGTGCATCCTTGATGCTGAAGTACACGCAGTAATCGGCAGCCAGACCGGCTACGTAAATTTCCGTCACCTTTTTATCCTTCAAATATCCTGAAAGGCCCGTAGATTTCAAATGGGCATTATCATAGAAGCCACTATAACTGTCAATTTTCGGGTTGGTTCCTTTTCTGAAGACCGCTTCAATTCGAGACTCCACAAGATCAGGATGGAAATTCGCCCCGTCAGAATCCTGAATACAGTGGTCTGGCCAAAGAACCTGGTCCAGACCCTCCAGCCTGATCGTTTCAAAAACCGAATGATCGGGATGCGAAGAGGCAAAACTCGCATGTCCTTCAGGGTGCCAGTCTTGTGTAGCTACCACGAGTTCAAATTTTTCCTGAATTTTGTTAATGACCGGGACGATCTCATCGCCTTCCTGCACCGCGAGGGCACCACCGGGCATAAAATCGTTCTGTACGTCTATTAATAATAGGCATTTCATGACAGTGACTGTTTGTAATTATGAATGAGTTTGTCGCGCTCCTGCCTTAGCGTCTCACTAATCCCGATCTTGTAAATATGCGGATTATTGAACCGTTTGTATTCTATTGGCAATTCCGAAAGTCGGCTCACACTGTACTCCGCGATCTGCGAAAGACTCCGGTGCTCCTGAAGGATCTTACCGTTTTCCATCACCTTATTCAGCAAGGCTTCCTGCCTGAATTCAGAAAGTTTCATGGATTTATAAGGTTCAAAAGGATGATACATTTCATCGATTCGGTCTTCATGGTACAAGCCAATCGCATCGGCTCCCACGCATTTTCCGCTGGCATCCTTAATTCGGAACACCTGTTTTTTATGCGGCAGCGTTACCTTAATGATGCTTTCTGAAATTTTTATACGGGGTTTCCCGTTAAACCAGGCCAGCTTATACACACCGTCCAGCGCGGCATCGGGATCGCCGGTGATCAGGTTCGTTCCCACACCAAAAATATCGATTGGCGCCTGCTGTTCCAGCAAACTTTTGATCACATACTCATCCAGCTGATTGGAAGCTGCAATCTTAACATATTCCAGTCCGGCATCATCCAGCAATTGCCGACTCTTCTTAGCCAGGTACGCCAGGTCACCGCTATCCAGGCGAATAGCCAGTAATTTCTGGCCCCGCGCCTCCATCTCCTTCGCCACTTTGATCGCATTGGGCACGCCACTTTTTAGGGTATTATAAGTATCTACCAGAAACACGCAGCCTTCCGGTCTACCCTGAGCAAAATCACGGAAAGCCTTCAGTTCATCGTCATAAGACTGAATAAACGAATGCGCCATGGTCCCACTCACCGGGATTTCGTAATTCCTACCAGCGATCACGTTACTCGTACCGTCAAAACCTCCTACCATTGCGGCCCGACTCCCGAAGTAAGCCCCGGTAGCCTGTGCGCGACGCATTCCAAAATCGAGGAGAATGCCGTCACCGGCCACCAGCCTGATTCGGCTGGCCTTTGTAGCGATCAAGGTTTCGTAATTCAGAATATTCAGGAGCAGCGTCTCGATGATCTGAGCTTCGATAATACTGGCTTCCACCTGAAGAATCGGCCGCGTGGGAAAGACCACATCACCTTCTTTACAGGAATAGATCGTTCCGCGGAAACGAAAATCTTTCAGGAATTTCAGAAAATCATCTGAAAACCCCTGGTCGCTTAAATATTCCAGGTCTTCTTTGGAAAAATGCAGGTCGCGGATGATCTCTAAAACCTCTTCGAGACCGGCAAAAACGGCAAATCCCCCGGAAAATGGCAAATCCCGGAAAAAATAATCGAAAACGGCTTTTTCCCGGTGCCGGCCCTGCTTAAAATATACCTCCGCCATCGCCAGTTGGTACTGATCGGTATAAGTAGCTGTAAAATTGTTCATGAAAACTTATTTGGTTGCCTCAGCATAACGGGTCATTTCGCGGTCATACACCTCAAGATCCTCCCTGCTGAATAACACAAATTTAATCCTTTTAATCTTTTCGGTTTCGGATAAATTTTCGGCCAGACTACGGAAGACCACTTTCACCGCCTCCCGAACAGGATAACCAAAAATTCCGGTGGAAATAGCCGGGAATCCTATAGATTTCAGCCCGTTTTCCTCACAAAGCTGCAAACTGTTCCGATAACAGGAAGCCAGCAATTCCGCTTCCGGGCTATCCTTTCCGTAAACCGGTCCAAGGCAGTGTACAACGAATTGGTTGGGCAATTGAAATGCTTTGGTGATCACCGCTTCCCCTGGTTTGATAGGCGCCAGGATCTTGCAGGCCTCATACAACTCCCTGCCCGCAGCCTGATGAATGGCTCCCGCCACTCCTCCGCCGGGAGCCAGTTGCGCGTTGGCCGCATTGACCACCACATCCAGATCTGGCTGCCGGGTAATATCCCCTTGGACGGTTTCGATCTTAACGGAATGCAGGACTATTTCCATACGAAAAAGGTACAGAGAAAATCCCAGAACAAAAACCCAGTTTTATACCTTCTTGTAGCTGGAATTGTATTCGGAAATCAGGTTCATAACCGCATTGACGAGATCTTTGGTCTCCAGCAGCAAATTGAAATACAAAGTGGTATTTTTTGGGCTGGATTCTTCAGTCCTGGTTCTTTTGACCTGTTTTTCAATTTTTTCGGAAAGTTTGGCCAGTACTTCTTCCTTGTGTTCAACGATCTTCTGGATCTGATCCAGTTTTCGGTTGGCAAAGATCTCTTCGATTTCCTTCAGAAAGTTTTCCAGCAAATCATCGATCTCCCTCAAATCAGTAATCTGGTTATACCGAAGCGGCTTGTGATTGTTATTTACGTGCTTATAGCTCTTTTTGGAAATGAACTCCAGGGATTGAGCAATATCTGTGAGATAAGCCAGAACAGTAATGTAAAAACTGCTTCCGCGAACACTGGTTTCGTCCAGGCTTTTGATAAAGAAAAAGATACTGTCCCGCAGTTCTTCTATTTCAGCATCCAGTTTTGCCACTCCTTTTTTAGACTTTTTCAGTTGTGCTTTATCCTGCTTGGCGAGGCCACGGAACACGTCGGAATAGATCTTGTTCGAGCGATGGATCACGCTTACGATATTATCTGCACTTTCTGAAATAATACCCTGTACGGTCTTGCTTTCTGATTTTTTCAACTTCATCGCACCCGCTTCCGGAGTGTATTTTTTCTTATAGGAAAGGTAATTCCGAACCAGCAGTCCCAGGGCGATGATCAATAAAAGAGCGATCGCAGCACCTTTTCCGAGGAAGATCAGGTAAGTGAGTGTTCCGGCAGCCACGAACGCACTGAAGGCAGTAAAAAACCATCCCCCGATCACGTTCAGTACACCGGCAACGCGGTACACGGCACTTTCTCTACCCCAGGCACGATCGGCCAGCGAAGTTCCCATGGCCACCATGAAGGTTACATAGGTAGTGGAAAGTGGCAATTTATAAGAGGTCGCAATGGAAATTAAAACTCCCGCTACGGTGAGATTGATCGAAGCACGAATCAGGTCGAACGCCGGTTTGTCCTCTTCTTTTAAAAATTCGGAATCCTTTTTCCTGAAACTCTGACTCATTTTTTGCCTTGCCGAAGCGGGCATGATACTTTTAAAGAATTCGAACAGGTTCGTACTTCCGCTTACGAGTGTACGGGAAACGAGGTTCGGATTGAATTTTTCGGAACCATGGCCCTGCCGGGACAAACCGATCTCGGTTTCGGCAACGCTGCGTGCTTTCTTGGAAAACCAAAGAGTAAGCACCATAATTCCTCCCGAAATAAACAGCAAAAACGGTTCAGCCGGTACGCTTTCCTGCAAGACATCCATGGAAAAATTCGCAGCCGGCACACCGGAAGCTACCCAGGCTTCATAAGAGTGATAGGCCGCCATTGGTACACCGATAAAATTTACCAGGTCATTCCCGGAAAATGCCAGCGCCAGTCCAAAAGTTCCTACCGCGATGACCAATACCAGAATGTTCTTTTTCAGAAATTTGGTCACTAAAAACGAAACGAGAAGCCAGAATAAGAAGCTGATCCCAAGAACCAGGTAGACCTGATTGGACAGCACGTCTTTAAAACTGTCGTAATAAGGTGTTCCTTTCAGTCCCTTAAAAAAGATGAAATAGCCGATTGCCGTAAGACAGAAAGCGCCAAAAACAGCACCGAAATTCTTCATTTTTTTCTCGTATTCAAAAGTGAATACCAGCCTGGAAAGAACCTGTACAATGGCTCCCACGCTAAAGGCGATGAGCACCGAAAGAAAGATCCCGGAAATGATTTCCGTCGCTTTATCAGTATTGATATAATTCAGTAAATGGGTAAAACTTTCGGTATCTGAAGCGCTGATCTTAATAAGTGCCATCACCACGGCTGCTCCCAGGAGCTCAAAAACAATGGAAACGGTAGTGGAAGTTGGCATTCCCAGCGTATTGAAAAAATCCAGCAGGAGAATATCAGTAATCATTACCGCCATGAAAATGATCATGATCTCGTCAAAATAAAATTCGCCGGGCATGAATATCCCTTTCCGCGCCACCTCCATCATTCCGCTGGAAAAGACTGCGCCCAGGAAAATACCGAGACTGGCTACGATCATAATGGTCTTGAACGAGATCGCTTTGGAACCGATTGCCGAATTCAGGAAATTCACTGCATCGTTGCTCACTCCTACCACCAGGTCGATCACTGCCAGCACCACGAGGGCGATCAAAATCATCAAATAAATTCCTTCCATATCCTTATAATCTACTGAAAATGAATTTCAAAAATCTATCAACTTTTAAAAGTGCGCGAATATACTCCAAAAGCTAGGGAATAAAAAGGGCCACCCTGAATAAAGGCGGCCCGCACACTTTTAGATCTATTGACAAAAACTAAAGATTGATTTCCAAGTGTGTAACAATGATGTTACAAATAAACACCCGTTACGCAAGAACAATATTACCCTTGTATTAAAAAAAGATTCAGAAGGAAACGAAATTGTTAAGTTTTTAGCAAAAACGGAAATCTACAGTCGAATCAGTTCTTTAGATCATCTGAAATGGATACCTGGTATTTCCCATTTTCGGCAGGCTTAAGCTTGGAACTTACCAGCTCGATGCTATGCCCGGTTTTGATCCATGGAATTTCTTCCGAAGAACTGGCCGCATCATAACCCGTGAACCAGGCGAAATCAATTTCCTGGTTATAGGAGGTCACCTTTAAAGAATAAGTTTCTCCACTCTTCTCCCATTCGATAAGGTATTCACTGTCGTTCGGGATTTGCTGGGCATGTTTGATATTGGCATCATCAGAAACATAAATACTTTCCATATTACCGGGTTCGAACCAGAGGTACGCATTGTCCCATTTCTGTTTTTTGCTGGTATCTACGAGTGCGGCAGGGTCACAGCTCTGGAAGAATCCTGCAAAAGCCAGGGCAATTAGAAATACAAAAGTTTTGGAAAAAGTGTGTTGTGGGGCTTGGGCACCTTTAGGGTTGGTGCGTTGGGGTATTGTCATTTGTTTTGTTT contains the following coding sequences:
- a CDS encoding THC0290_0291 family protein; translated protein: MIQTRVVFVILLALFFCPKNSFSQIGVGQEVGILAGPAGFFTDYGERWNVKNNLENGGFGVGLVYYINFAYRPKCSCKADESWFSRYFKVRSEIDYFQSRLEHFGPVAEADSEGGRQLRAMHGKTQIIQFGGSLEYHPLGIREFRDFATLFAPYIGVGVHAVHFNPSAYSDLGDFDSPKVLFSTFEGGLNLERGTTFAIIGNAGVRYRIGRNSDLMIEGKLQYYNSDYIDGLDVQGPQNKFNDFVMWVNMGYIFYLNF
- the pncA gene encoding bifunctional nicotinamidase/pyrazinamidase gives rise to the protein MKCLLLIDVQNDFMPGGALAVQEGDEIVPVINKIQEKFELVVATQDWHPEGHASFASSHPDHSVFETIRLEGLDQVLWPDHCIQDSDGANFHPDLVESRIEAVFRKGTNPKIDSYSGFYDNAHLKSTGLSGYLKDKKVTEIYVAGLAADYCVYFSIKDALAEGFEVCLLEDATRAIDAENYQKAKTDMLRRGARILTSEELIF
- a CDS encoding nicotinate phosphoribosyltransferase, producing the protein MNNFTATYTDQYQLAMAEVYFKQGRHREKAVFDYFFRDLPFSGGFAVFAGLEEVLEIIRDLHFSKEDLEYLSDQGFSDDFLKFLKDFRFRGTIYSCKEGDVVFPTRPILQVEASIIEAQIIETLLLNILNYETLIATKASRIRLVAGDGILLDFGMRRAQATGAYFGSRAAMVGGFDGTSNVIAGRNYEIPVSGTMAHSFIQSYDDELKAFRDFAQGRPEGCVFLVDTYNTLKSGVPNAIKVAKEMEARGQKLLAIRLDSGDLAYLAKKSRQLLDDAGLEYVKIAASNQLDEYVIKSLLEQQAPIDIFGVGTNLITGDPDAALDGVYKLAWFNGKPRIKISESIIKVTLPHKKQVFRIKDASGKCVGADAIGLYHEDRIDEMYHPFEPYKSMKLSEFRQEALLNKVMENGKILQEHRSLSQIAEYSVSRLSELPIEYKRFNNPHIYKIGISETLRQERDKLIHNYKQSLS
- a CDS encoding macro domain-containing protein, whose product is MEIVLHSVKIETVQGDITRQPDLDVVVNAANAQLAPGGGVAGAIHQAAGRELYEACKILAPIKPGEAVITKAFQLPNQFVVHCLGPVYGKDSPEAELLASCYRNSLQLCEENGLKSIGFPAISTGIFGYPVREAVKVVFRSLAENLSETEKIKRIKFVLFSREDLEVYDREMTRYAEATK
- a CDS encoding inorganic phosphate transporter — protein: MEGIYLMILIALVVLAVIDLVVGVSNDAVNFLNSAIGSKAISFKTIMIVASLGIFLGAVFSSGMMEVARKGIFMPGEFYFDEIMIIFMAVMITDILLLDFFNTLGMPTSTTVSIVFELLGAAVVMALIKISASDTESFTHLLNYINTDKATEIISGIFLSVLIAFSVGAIVQVLSRLVFTFEYEKKMKNFGAVFGAFCLTAIGYFIFFKGLKGTPYYDSFKDVLSNQVYLVLGISFLFWLLVSFLVTKFLKKNILVLVIAVGTFGLALAFSGNDLVNFIGVPMAAYHSYEAWVASGVPAANFSMDVLQESVPAEPFLLFISGGIMVLTLWFSKKARSVAETEIGLSRQGHGSEKFNPNLVSRTLVSGSTNLFEFFKSIMPASARQKMSQSFRKKDSEFLKEEDKPAFDLIRASINLTVAGVLISIATSYKLPLSTTYVTFMVAMGTSLADRAWGRESAVYRVAGVLNVIGGWFFTAFSAFVAAGTLTYLIFLGKGAAIALLLIIALGLLVRNYLSYKKKYTPEAGAMKLKKSESKTVQGIISESADNIVSVIHRSNKIYSDVFRGLAKQDKAQLKKSKKGVAKLDAEIEELRDSIFFFIKSLDETSVRGSSFYITVLAYLTDIAQSLEFISKKSYKHVNNNHKPLRYNQITDLREIDDLLENFLKEIEEIFANRKLDQIQKIVEHKEEVLAKLSEKIEKQVKRTRTEESSPKNTTLYFNLLLETKDLVNAVMNLISEYNSSYKKV